One part of the Arachidicoccus terrestris genome encodes these proteins:
- a CDS encoding Rpn family recombination-promoting nuclease/putative transposase — translation MNDVPIFNAGPTSLPYAMYIDREGRLTSREVREDMAHQSPSQKENVPTPLYGKPWTPKQLSDLKKDMAFKLFLGDEKYKEEVAIPFHKAFWGHLTEITDLDLTTAPLIGSTLDARNHNPDVVWQCPNTGASFLTEMQRRRQEHYSQRISLYDGKLRSSLAKKSAKWDFDQVGVYVLGLANFKLNRQGPSDYLHQYVSLNPEDNSDMLTGRDWKMLADLNKAKKVKPETYTERYKWIYLLNNFHRLKKIPTFLEGGNFDKVIKIAKKINQTKMEEFMDFVDQLHRRDAEEEARQEGMTKGLAKGREEMMAKLKEIKAFISVHPKWGIKRIAAIFGVDEQVVSTVMPG, via the coding sequence ATGAATGATGTACCTATTTTTAATGCAGGGCCTACCAGCTTGCCCTATGCCATGTATATCGACAGGGAAGGCAGGCTAACCAGCCGCGAAGTCCGGGAAGATATGGCTCACCAGTCACCTTCTCAGAAAGAAAATGTGCCGACACCCCTATATGGAAAACCGTGGACCCCTAAGCAGCTGTCAGATCTCAAAAAAGATATGGCTTTCAAATTATTTCTGGGTGATGAAAAATACAAAGAAGAAGTAGCCATTCCCTTTCACAAAGCATTCTGGGGTCATTTGACTGAGATAACGGATCTCGATTTGACAACGGCTCCGTTAATCGGCAGTACGCTGGATGCCAGAAACCATAACCCGGACGTTGTATGGCAGTGTCCTAATACCGGTGCCTCATTCTTAACGGAAATGCAGCGACGGAGGCAGGAGCATTATAGCCAGCGGATCTCCCTTTATGATGGAAAGCTCCGGTCTTCTCTGGCCAAGAAAAGCGCCAAATGGGATTTTGACCAGGTAGGTGTCTATGTGTTAGGGTTGGCAAACTTTAAATTGAATAGACAAGGTCCGTCAGATTATCTGCACCAATATGTAAGTTTGAATCCGGAAGATAACAGCGATATGCTGACAGGTAGAGACTGGAAGATGCTGGCGGATCTCAACAAAGCAAAAAAGGTCAAGCCAGAGACCTACACGGAAAGGTATAAATGGATTTATTTATTGAATAATTTTCATCGGTTAAAGAAAATCCCCACCTTTCTTGAAGGAGGAAACTTTGATAAAGTAATTAAAATTGCAAAAAAAATAAATCAAACGAAAATGGAAGAATTTATGGATTTCGTAGATCAACTACACAGACGGGACGCAGAAGAAGAAGCACGACAAGAAGGAATGACTAAAGGTCTCGCCAAGGGCAGAGAAGAAATGATGGCTAAGCTAAAAGAGATAAAGGCATTTATTTCAGTCCACCCAAAATGGGGTATAAAGCGTATAGCGGCTATATTCGGTGTCGATGAACAGGTGGTAAGCACTGTAATGCCTGGCTAA
- a CDS encoding IS701 family transposase, with translation MTAFKQSRTFQRARDLSHGVISCIGRCTITGMLTASGNQFKDWSAAYRIFKGERMDMNAIFSEVRKEVVYQNRKKGDFIYAHMDDTLLRKRGKKISGTGWLRDPLGPPFCNNFIWGQRFVQLSLSLIEKDLCGPSRAIPVDFKHCPPTKKPSKNATDQEVALYRERQKKEKMSEVGVQRVIALRKCLDDDGYKNKKLILSVDGSYTNGTVLRQLPENVELIGRIRKDSKIYALPEEQQSGKGRKRYYGEELPTPEQIRQSDDYPYQQVEAWAAGKMRTFNVKVVKDIRWRKSGKRDLMLIIIRPVSYRLTKKSKLLYRAPAYLISTNQEIDIFLQVQAYIRRWEIEVGFRDQKTLMGCGQAQIREKTAVAKVPAFVSACYAMMILASHKQQQSKSKKQLPGPKWYVNIKKQRVTTGDIINRCRVENWAQSVNINFSDFVNIEKKLSKCEKMANPSFSSFFYARN, from the coding sequence ATAACAGCTTTCAAGCAATCCAGAACTTTTCAGAGAGCTCGCGATTTGTCTCACGGAGTTATTTCATGTATTGGACGTTGTACGATAACAGGGATGTTAACAGCAAGTGGGAATCAGTTTAAGGACTGGAGTGCGGCCTATCGAATATTTAAGGGTGAAAGAATGGATATGAATGCAATTTTTTCTGAAGTTAGAAAGGAGGTCGTGTATCAAAATAGAAAGAAAGGCGATTTTATTTATGCACACATGGACGATACCCTGTTAAGGAAGAGAGGGAAGAAAATATCAGGGACCGGATGGCTAAGGGATCCACTTGGCCCCCCGTTTTGTAATAATTTCATTTGGGGCCAACGATTTGTTCAACTCTCTTTATCGCTCATTGAAAAAGACCTCTGCGGTCCATCAAGGGCCATCCCGGTAGACTTCAAACATTGTCCTCCCACCAAGAAGCCGTCAAAAAATGCGACCGACCAGGAAGTAGCACTATACCGGGAAAGACAGAAGAAAGAAAAAATGAGCGAAGTAGGCGTCCAGCGTGTCATAGCCTTGAGAAAGTGCTTAGATGACGATGGCTATAAAAATAAAAAACTTATCCTGAGCGTGGACGGCAGTTACACGAATGGAACTGTTTTAAGGCAACTTCCAGAAAATGTAGAACTCATTGGCCGCATAAGGAAGGATTCAAAAATTTATGCTCTACCAGAAGAGCAACAATCAGGAAAGGGACGTAAACGATATTATGGAGAAGAGCTCCCCACACCAGAACAAATCCGACAAAGCGATGACTATCCTTATCAGCAGGTTGAAGCATGGGCTGCAGGAAAGATGCGTACATTCAATGTGAAAGTTGTAAAAGATATACGCTGGCGAAAATCAGGTAAGAGAGACTTAATGCTGATCATTATCAGGCCAGTTTCCTATAGGCTCACCAAAAAATCAAAATTACTGTATCGTGCTCCCGCCTATTTAATATCAACCAATCAAGAGATAGATATTTTCCTGCAGGTCCAGGCTTATATTAGAAGATGGGAGATAGAAGTCGGCTTTAGAGATCAGAAAACATTAATGGGATGTGGTCAGGCACAAATCCGGGAAAAAACTGCGGTAGCAAAAGTTCCGGCATTTGTATCCGCATGTTATGCTATGATGATACTGGCATCGCACAAACAGCAGCAGTCCAAATCAAAAAAACAACTCCCTGGGCCTAAATGGTACGTAAATATTAAAAAGCAAAGGGTTACTACTGGTGATATTATAAATAGATGTAGAGTTGAAAATTGGGCGCAAAGTGTAAATATTAATTTTTCCGACTTCGTGAACATTGAAAAAAAATTATCGAAGTGCGAAAAAATGGCAAATCCCTCATTTTCCTCCTTCTTTTATGCCAGAAATTAG